One Paracidovorax avenae ATCC 19860 genomic region harbors:
- a CDS encoding DHA2 family efflux MFS transporter permease subunit, translating into MSSPSHTPPLAPPPLEGSARMWGTLALSAATFMNVLDTSIANVSLPAIAGDLGVSPTQGTWVITSFAVANAIAVPLTGWLSQRFGQVRLFVASVTLFVIASLLCGLAPNMATLIAFRALQGFVAGPMIPLSQSLLLSSYPKALAGLAMAMWSMTTLIAPVMGPLLGGWITDNMTWPWIFYINVPVGIVAVLVTWGIFHKRESERRALPIDSVGLALLVIWVAAMQVMLDIGKEHDWFASPWVVACCVVAVVGFITFMVWERGEEHPVVDLSLFKIRNFWAGALATSVGYGLFFGNVVLLPLWLQQYMGYTATQAGMVMAPVGLLALVLSPVVGKNIAKVDPRRFATFAFLVFALVLWMRSRFNTQADLATIMVPTIIQGIAMAFFFIPLVTLTLSEIAPARIPSASGLSNFMRITAGAIGTSVSTTLWERRATLHHAQLTEGLQQGGVAVTQTLQGLQAGGLTAEQALAQVERLVNQQAFMLAANDIFYASAVLFLLLIPLVWLAHPVRASAGSADAAAGAH; encoded by the coding sequence ATGTCCTCTCCTTCCCACACTCCGCCCCTGGCGCCGCCGCCGCTCGAAGGCAGCGCGCGCATGTGGGGCACGCTGGCCCTCTCGGCGGCCACGTTCATGAACGTGCTGGACACGTCGATCGCCAACGTGTCGCTGCCCGCCATCGCGGGCGACCTGGGCGTGAGCCCCACGCAGGGAACCTGGGTCATCACCAGCTTCGCGGTGGCCAACGCCATCGCGGTGCCGCTCACCGGCTGGCTGTCGCAGCGCTTCGGGCAGGTGCGCCTGTTCGTGGCCAGCGTGACGCTCTTCGTCATCGCATCGCTGCTGTGCGGGCTGGCGCCCAACATGGCCACGCTCATCGCCTTCCGCGCGCTGCAGGGCTTCGTGGCCGGGCCGATGATCCCGCTGTCGCAGTCGCTGCTGCTCTCCAGCTACCCCAAGGCGCTGGCCGGGCTGGCCATGGCGATGTGGTCGATGACCACGCTCATCGCGCCGGTCATGGGGCCGCTGCTGGGCGGCTGGATCACGGACAACATGACCTGGCCGTGGATCTTCTACATCAACGTGCCGGTGGGCATCGTGGCGGTGCTCGTGACCTGGGGCATCTTCCACAAGCGCGAGTCCGAGCGGCGCGCGCTGCCGATCGACTCCGTCGGCCTGGCCCTGCTCGTCATCTGGGTGGCGGCGATGCAGGTGATGCTGGACATCGGCAAGGAGCATGACTGGTTCGCCTCGCCCTGGGTGGTGGCCTGCTGTGTGGTGGCCGTGGTGGGCTTCATCACCTTCATGGTCTGGGAGCGCGGCGAGGAGCATCCGGTGGTGGACCTGTCGCTCTTCAAGATCCGCAACTTCTGGGCCGGCGCGCTGGCTACCTCGGTGGGCTACGGCCTGTTCTTCGGCAACGTGGTGCTGCTGCCGCTCTGGCTGCAGCAGTACATGGGCTACACGGCCACGCAGGCGGGCATGGTGATGGCACCCGTGGGCCTGCTGGCGCTGGTGCTGTCGCCGGTGGTGGGCAAGAACATCGCCAAGGTGGACCCGCGCCGCTTCGCGACCTTCGCCTTCCTGGTGTTCGCGCTGGTGCTGTGGATGCGCTCGCGGTTCAACACGCAGGCGGACCTGGCGACCATCATGGTGCCCACCATCATCCAGGGCATCGCCATGGCGTTCTTCTTCATCCCGCTGGTGACGCTCACGCTGTCGGAGATCGCTCCGGCGCGCATCCCTTCGGCCTCGGGGCTGTCGAACTTCATGCGGATCACGGCCGGCGCGATCGGCACCTCGGTCTCGACCACGCTGTGGGAGCGGCGCGCCACGCTGCACCATGCGCAGCTCACCGAAGGACTGCAGCAGGGCGGCGTGGCCGTCACGCAGACACTGCAGGGGTTGCAGGCAGGCGGTCTGACGGCAGAGCAGGCGCTCGCGCAGGTCGAGCGGCTGGTGAACCAGCAGGCCTTCATGCTGGCGGCCAACGACATCTTCTATGCGTCGGCCGTGCTGTTCCTGCTGCTGATCCCGCTGGTCTGGCTGGCCCACCCGGTGCGCGCCAGTGCGGGCAGCGCCGATGCGGCGGCCGGGGCGCACTGA
- a CDS encoding MarC family protein: MDLKPLITLLAIVNPLAIVPFFIHYTDGFSPRQRQRTIQVAAFSAFCVIAACALLGLQILEFFNISLQSFQVGGGMLLLISAMNMLNAQPAEAKPHTHELEEGAEKAAQGDSIAVVPLTIPLLTGPASMSTVVIYADRAQTFWQHLALVGYGVVIALATAVCFALADPIARVLGKTGINVMTRLMGLILAALAVEVMADGLGKLFPVLVAR; encoded by the coding sequence ATGGACCTCAAGCCCCTCATCACCCTGCTGGCCATCGTGAACCCGCTGGCCATCGTGCCCTTCTTCATTCACTACACCGACGGGTTCTCGCCGCGGCAGCGGCAGCGCACCATCCAGGTGGCGGCCTTCAGCGCGTTCTGCGTCATCGCGGCCTGCGCGCTGCTGGGCCTGCAGATCCTGGAGTTCTTCAACATCTCGCTGCAGAGCTTCCAGGTGGGCGGCGGCATGCTGCTGCTCATCAGCGCGATGAACATGCTCAATGCCCAGCCCGCGGAAGCGAAACCGCACACGCACGAGCTGGAGGAAGGCGCCGAGAAGGCCGCCCAGGGCGACAGCATCGCCGTGGTGCCGCTCACGATCCCGCTGCTCACCGGGCCGGCGAGCATGTCCACGGTAGTGATCTACGCCGACCGGGCACAGACCTTCTGGCAGCACCTGGCACTGGTGGGCTACGGCGTGGTCATCGCCCTGGCCACGGCGGTGTGCTTCGCGCTCGCCGACCCGATCGCGCGCGTGCTGGGCAAGACGGGCATCAACGTGATGACGCGGCTCATGGGCCTGATTCTGGCGGCTCTGGCGGTCGAGGTGATGGCCGACGGGCTGGGCAAGCTCTTCCCCGTGCTGGTGGCGCGCTGA
- a CDS encoding RNA polymerase sigma factor: MTSIAADSRAIPGAAPLLAALVQHYEELVGALRQRFGEDCFPREILNEVCVRLLERPVPQHVENPVAFLRAVSRDLAIDRHRARARRPETVLEPELLETHASPAAPARLSPPELACAAQQCRRALLSAIADLPEACRDVFVMAKLYGLPQDEVAQRLGISRSMVARHLARALRGVQPVLQATCAGSTPDGDPRHRHGH; this comes from the coding sequence ATGACATCCATCGCTGCCGATTCCCGCGCTATCCCCGGTGCCGCCCCCCTGCTGGCGGCACTCGTGCAGCACTATGAGGAACTGGTCGGTGCGCTGCGGCAGCGCTTCGGCGAAGACTGCTTTCCCCGCGAAATCCTGAACGAGGTCTGCGTGCGGCTGCTGGAGCGGCCCGTGCCGCAGCATGTGGAGAATCCGGTGGCGTTCCTGCGCGCGGTGTCGCGCGACCTGGCGATCGACCGGCACCGCGCCCGCGCGCGCCGGCCCGAGACGGTCCTGGAGCCGGAGCTGCTGGAGACACACGCGTCGCCCGCCGCGCCCGCGCGGCTGTCGCCGCCCGAGCTGGCCTGCGCGGCCCAGCAGTGCCGGCGTGCCCTGCTGTCGGCCATCGCGGACCTGCCCGAGGCCTGCCGCGATGTGTTCGTGATGGCCAAGCTGTACGGGCTGCCCCAGGACGAGGTAGCGCAACGCCTGGGCATCTCGCGCAGCATGGTGGCACGGCACCTGGCTCGGGCATTGCGCGGCGTGCAGCCGGTCCTGCAGGCCACCTGCGCCGGCAGTACGCCGGACGGGGACCCACGCCACCGCCATGGACATTGA
- a CDS encoding SDR family oxidoreductase, translating to MDKKVVLVTGGSRGIGAATARLAARRGWAVAVNYARDAAAAGRVVDAIRAEGGEAVAIQADVADESQVVALFEAVDRQWGRLSALVNNAGVVDVPARVSEMSGERLRRMFDINVLGSFYCAREAVRRMGLQRGGQGGSIVNVSSAAARLGAAHQYVDYAAAKGAIDVLTVGLAREVAAEGIRVNAVRPGLIDTEIHASGGLPDRVRDLAHQVPMGRGGTPEEVAESIVWLLSDAASYTTMSLLDVSGGR from the coding sequence ATGGACAAAAAAGTGGTTTTGGTGACGGGAGGCAGCCGGGGCATCGGCGCCGCCACCGCCCGGCTGGCCGCGCGGCGCGGCTGGGCCGTGGCGGTGAACTATGCGCGCGACGCCGCCGCGGCCGGGCGCGTGGTCGATGCCATCCGGGCGGAAGGCGGCGAAGCCGTGGCCATCCAGGCGGACGTGGCCGACGAATCGCAGGTCGTGGCGCTGTTCGAGGCGGTGGACAGGCAGTGGGGCCGGCTGTCGGCCCTGGTGAACAATGCCGGCGTGGTGGACGTGCCTGCACGCGTGTCCGAGATGAGCGGCGAGCGGCTGCGGCGCATGTTCGACATCAATGTCCTGGGCAGCTTTTACTGCGCGCGCGAGGCCGTGCGGCGCATGGGCCTGCAGCGCGGCGGCCAGGGCGGCAGCATCGTCAATGTTTCCAGCGCCGCCGCCCGGCTGGGTGCCGCCCACCAGTACGTGGACTATGCGGCAGCCAAGGGCGCCATCGACGTGCTCACGGTGGGCCTCGCGCGCGAAGTGGCGGCGGAAGGCATCCGCGTGAACGCGGTGCGGCCCGGGCTGATCGATACCGAGATCCACGCGAGCGGCGGATTGCCCGACCGCGTGCGCGACCTCGCCCATCAGGTGCCCATGGGCCGGGGAGGCACGCCGGAAGAGGTGGCCGAATCCATCGTCTGGCTGCTGTCGGACGCCGCGAGCTACACCACCATGAGCCTGCTGGACGTCTCCGGCGGCCGCTGA
- the creC gene encoding two-component system sensor histidine kinase CreC produces the protein MRLGLRLLFAFFLINGIAAFFVLRVFTAEIKPSVREVMEDMMVDTANLLAELASDDLASGRLAAGAQGASGAPESDFARHVRRYASRPVDASIWGLSKQTLDFRIYVTDARGRVVFDTERRAVGDDYSQWRDVARTLRGEYGARATRDVQTDDTSGVMYVAAPIWIDGAPGSERRIGGVLTVAKPTRTVQRFIDRAERKVLQGGLLLLALSAAVGVAVTVWTVWHVRRLRDYALSVQAPGDGGGPPPAVPRVPGELGDLARAMDHMRERLAGRDYIEGYVRALTHELKSPVAAIRGAGELLQDDLPGDDRRQFAAQVVDQSERLQRLIDRLLELSKLEQRQHAEAGAAPVPLRDCAEAALHQCEARASQRRVRLQLEGDGGSGPWEAELITLALGNLIDNAIDFSPEGGTVRVVLDGATASVQDEGPGVPGYALPRLGERFFTTARPDGTRSGSGLGLAIVKRVMALHGGRLDMASTARGLRATLVLPG, from the coding sequence ATGCGCCTCGGATTGCGGCTGCTTTTCGCGTTCTTCCTCATCAACGGCATCGCGGCGTTCTTCGTGCTGCGGGTGTTCACGGCCGAGATCAAGCCCAGCGTGAGGGAGGTGATGGAGGACATGATGGTGGATACCGCCAACCTGCTGGCGGAGCTGGCGAGCGACGATCTCGCGAGCGGGCGCCTGGCGGCGGGCGCGCAGGGCGCATCCGGCGCGCCGGAGAGCGATTTCGCGCGCCACGTGCGGCGCTACGCGAGCCGGCCGGTCGATGCCTCCATCTGGGGGCTGTCCAAGCAGACGCTGGATTTCCGCATCTACGTGACGGATGCCCGCGGGCGCGTGGTCTTCGATACCGAGCGGCGCGCCGTGGGCGACGACTATTCGCAGTGGCGCGACGTGGCCCGCACGCTGCGCGGTGAGTACGGCGCCCGCGCCACGCGCGACGTGCAGACCGACGACACCAGCGGCGTGATGTATGTGGCCGCGCCGATCTGGATCGATGGCGCCCCTGGCAGCGAACGGCGGATCGGCGGCGTGCTCACCGTCGCCAAGCCGACGCGCACGGTGCAGCGATTCATCGACCGCGCCGAACGCAAGGTGCTGCAGGGCGGATTGCTGCTGCTCGCGCTCTCCGCGGCCGTGGGTGTGGCCGTCACGGTGTGGACCGTGTGGCATGTGCGCCGCCTGCGCGACTATGCCCTCAGCGTGCAGGCACCGGGCGACGGGGGCGGGCCACCGCCCGCCGTGCCGCGGGTGCCCGGTGAACTCGGCGATCTCGCGCGCGCCATGGACCACATGCGCGAACGCCTCGCAGGCCGCGACTACATCGAAGGCTACGTTCGTGCCCTGACCCACGAACTCAAGAGCCCCGTGGCCGCCATCCGCGGCGCGGGAGAGCTGCTGCAGGACGATCTGCCCGGGGATGACCGCCGGCAGTTCGCGGCCCAGGTGGTGGACCAGAGCGAGCGCCTGCAGCGCCTCATCGACCGGCTGCTGGAGCTGAGCAAGCTGGAGCAGCGCCAGCACGCCGAGGCCGGCGCCGCACCGGTGCCACTGCGCGATTGCGCCGAGGCGGCCCTGCACCAGTGCGAGGCGCGGGCCTCCCAACGCAGGGTGCGCCTGCAGCTGGAAGGGGACGGAGGAAGCGGCCCATGGGAGGCAGAACTCATCACCCTGGCCCTGGGCAACCTCATCGACAACGCCATCGACTTCTCGCCCGAAGGCGGCACCGTGCGCGTGGTGCTGGACGGCGCCACGGCCTCCGTGCAGGACGAAGGACCGGGCGTGCCGGGCTATGCCCTGCCCCGGCTGGGCGAGCGCTTCTTCACCACCGCGCGACCCGACGGCACGCGCAGCGGCTCGGGCCTGGGGCTGGCGATCGTGAAACGGGTCATGGCGCTGCACGGGGGGCGGCTCGACATGGCCAGCACCGCCCGCGGGCTGCGGGCGACACTGGTACTGCCCGGCTGA
- a CDS encoding CsbD family protein, producing MNEDTIKGNWKQFTGKIKEQWGKLTDDDLDVVAGKRDQFLGKLQERQGLARDAAEKELKAWQDRHPDFRFDK from the coding sequence ATGAACGAAGACACCATCAAGGGCAACTGGAAGCAATTCACCGGAAAGATCAAGGAGCAGTGGGGCAAGCTGACCGATGACGATCTCGACGTGGTCGCCGGCAAGCGCGACCAGTTCCTGGGCAAGCTGCAGGAGCGCCAGGGTCTCGCCCGCGATGCCGCCGAGAAGGAGCTCAAGGCCTGGCAGGACCGCCACCCCGATTTCCGTTTCGACAAGTGA
- a CDS encoding phosphoadenosine phosphosulfate reductase family protein has translation MSSTIDLDRINAELGHNAQGLVDWAIGLGQPAIVTTNFRPFEAVILHMCTRARPDIPVVWMDNGYNTEATYRFADEVTRQLRLNLRIYLPLRSRAHREAVDGPTPALDDPRHAAFTQEVKLEPFARALRETAPKVWFTALRATDTAVRAQMDPVSLNPDGLVKVAPLLHWSSKDLYEYCQAHGLPNNFDYVDPTKGEDNRECGLHLAH, from the coding sequence ATGAGCAGCACCATCGACCTCGACAGGATCAACGCCGAACTCGGCCACAACGCGCAGGGCCTCGTGGACTGGGCCATCGGCCTGGGCCAGCCCGCCATCGTCACCACCAACTTCCGCCCGTTCGAGGCCGTGATCCTGCACATGTGCACGCGTGCCAGGCCGGACATCCCGGTCGTGTGGATGGACAACGGCTACAACACCGAAGCCACCTACCGGTTTGCCGACGAGGTGACGCGCCAACTCCGGCTCAACCTGCGCATCTACCTGCCGCTGCGCTCGCGAGCCCACCGCGAAGCGGTGGACGGTCCCACGCCCGCACTGGATGACCCCCGCCACGCCGCGTTCACGCAGGAGGTCAAGCTCGAGCCCTTCGCGCGGGCCCTGCGCGAGACCGCCCCCAAGGTCTGGTTCACGGCCCTGCGCGCCACCGACACGGCCGTGCGGGCGCAGATGGATCCGGTGAGCCTCAACCCCGACGGCCTCGTCAAGGTCGCTCCGCTGCTCCACTGGAGTTCCAAGGACCTGTACGAATACTGCCAGGCGCACGGCCTGCCCAACAATTTCGATTACGTGGATCCGACCAAGGGCGAAGACAACCGCGAGTGCGGCCTGCACCTGGCCCATTGA
- a CDS encoding hemerythrin domain-containing protein, which yields MAALQWSEGLALDLPLMDETHEEFVALLAAVEQADDEALLPAWRALVAHTTGHFAREDAWMAATRFASGNCHSLQHKVVLQVMGEGTARAEAGEPAVLRHMAGELAVWFPQHTQTMDAALALHLRRVGYDPVSGQVHAPDALPETPIQGCGGACSSELVEAEAPAAAIAA from the coding sequence ATGGCCGCACTGCAATGGTCGGAGGGTCTCGCGCTGGACCTGCCCCTGATGGATGAAACGCACGAGGAATTCGTCGCGTTGCTGGCCGCCGTCGAACAGGCGGACGACGAGGCGCTGCTGCCCGCGTGGCGTGCGCTCGTGGCCCACACCACCGGGCACTTCGCACGCGAAGACGCCTGGATGGCCGCCACCCGCTTCGCCTCGGGCAACTGCCACAGCCTGCAGCACAAAGTGGTGCTGCAGGTGATGGGCGAGGGCACGGCACGCGCCGAGGCAGGCGAGCCTGCCGTGCTGCGCCACATGGCTGGAGAGCTGGCGGTATGGTTCCCCCAGCACACCCAGACCATGGATGCCGCGCTGGCCTTGCACCTGCGCCGCGTGGGCTACGACCCCGTCAGCGGCCAGGTACATGCGCCGGATGCTCTGCCCGAGACTCCCATCCAGGGCTGCGGAGGGGCCTGCTCCAGCGAACTGGTCGAGGCCGAAGCCCCGGCCGCCGCGATCGCGGCTTGA
- a CDS encoding FecR family protein, which translates to MDIDPARTAPPPARRSARSPHLPFDEALAPFADALRQHLPTPEEIERAAAARKRRRAARATAGTAAVALLAAGLWWADPAWHRDTLVTAQGERRNVRLPDGSEVRLHSQSRVEVAMHLRSRRLALSTGEASFDVAHAPWHRWLPWLQRPFAVQAGAVRVLDIGTVFQIRRRGAPFTPGGPGRTDIAVLQGLVSVHPLHGTAPAVRLAAGDLLRVPDDAAATGASAVLPAPERPGPAAMAAATAWREGRLLLEATPLADAVAEMQRQHAAPIVIADEQAAGRRISGVFDLDRIDQLIDLLPRLAPVAVHRQPDGSVVIRSRAGAHSAS; encoded by the coding sequence ATGGACATTGATCCGGCCCGCACGGCGCCCCCGCCCGCGCGCCGCTCCGCACGCTCGCCCCACCTTCCCTTCGACGAGGCGCTGGCCCCCTTCGCCGACGCGCTGCGCCAGCACCTGCCCACGCCCGAGGAGATCGAACGCGCTGCGGCCGCCCGCAAACGGCGCCGCGCGGCCCGGGCGACGGCGGGCACGGCGGCGGTGGCCCTGCTGGCCGCCGGGCTCTGGTGGGCCGACCCGGCATGGCACCGCGACACCCTGGTCACCGCCCAGGGAGAGCGCCGCAACGTGCGCCTGCCGGACGGCAGCGAGGTACGGCTGCACAGCCAGTCCCGCGTGGAGGTGGCGATGCACCTGCGCTCGCGCAGGCTGGCCCTCTCCACGGGCGAGGCGTCGTTCGATGTGGCGCATGCGCCATGGCACCGCTGGCTGCCGTGGCTGCAGCGGCCCTTCGCCGTGCAGGCCGGCGCGGTACGCGTGCTCGACATCGGCACCGTGTTCCAGATCCGCCGCCGCGGTGCGCCGTTCACCCCCGGTGGACCGGGGCGCACGGATATCGCCGTGCTGCAGGGCCTTGTCAGCGTGCATCCGCTGCATGGGACAGCTCCCGCGGTACGGCTGGCGGCCGGGGACCTGCTGCGCGTGCCGGACGATGCAGCGGCCACAGGCGCCTCGGCAGTGCTGCCGGCCCCGGAGCGCCCGGGCCCTGCGGCGATGGCCGCAGCCACGGCCTGGCGCGAGGGACGGCTGCTGCTGGAGGCGACGCCGCTGGCCGACGCCGTGGCGGAGATGCAGCGCCAGCATGCCGCGCCCATCGTGATCGCGGACGAGCAGGCCGCGGGCCGGCGGATTTCCGGCGTGTTCGACCTGGACCGCATCGACCAGCTCATCGACCTGCTGCCGCGGCTCGCGCCCGTGGCGGTACACCGGCAGCCCGACGGCAGCGTGGTGATCCGGTCCCGCGCGGGAGCGCACTCCGCTTCCTGA
- a CDS encoding dienelactone hydrolase family protein yields MGSFVDLASADGFKVPAWVAQPEGRARGAVVVLQEIFGVNSHIRSVADRYAAAGYLAVAPATFARVKPGVELGYTDDDMKEGFGLKQQVEALPGAGVLPDIQAAIDHAAQQSGGKVGIVGYCWGGLLSWRAACALRGLSAAAVYYGGGITGDQEVARTPRCPVIAHFGKRDHYIPLEGVEAFRKAHPEVEAYIYEADHGFNCDQRGSYDAPSADLARERTLAFFAKHLG; encoded by the coding sequence ATGGGCAGTTTCGTGGATCTGGCCTCGGCCGATGGTTTCAAGGTGCCGGCCTGGGTGGCGCAGCCCGAAGGCCGTGCGCGCGGCGCCGTGGTGGTCCTGCAGGAGATCTTCGGCGTCAATTCGCACATCCGCTCCGTGGCCGACCGCTATGCGGCCGCGGGCTACCTCGCGGTGGCGCCTGCCACCTTCGCGCGCGTGAAGCCCGGCGTGGAGCTGGGCTACACCGACGATGACATGAAGGAAGGTTTCGGCCTGAAGCAGCAGGTGGAGGCGCTGCCCGGCGCGGGCGTGCTGCCCGACATCCAGGCCGCCATCGACCACGCGGCGCAGCAGAGCGGCGGCAAGGTCGGTATCGTGGGCTACTGCTGGGGCGGCCTGCTGTCCTGGCGGGCAGCGTGCGCACTCCGTGGCCTGTCGGCCGCGGCCGTCTATTACGGTGGCGGCATCACGGGCGACCAGGAAGTGGCCCGCACCCCGCGCTGCCCGGTGATCGCACACTTCGGCAAGCGCGACCACTACATCCCGCTGGAAGGCGTGGAGGCCTTCCGCAAGGCGCATCCGGAGGTGGAAGCCTACATCTACGAGGCCGACCACGGCTTCAACTGCGACCAGCGCGGCTCCTACGACGCGCCCTCGGCAGACCTGGCGCGCGAACGCACGCTGGCGTTCTTCGCGAAGCACCTGGGCTGA
- the creD gene encoding cell envelope integrity protein CreD translates to MKHPFLTKAVALVAVTLLLLFGLGMIEDIVRDRQHYRSEATRSVAQSLAGPQTLLGPMLHSACVETWDTVTGKGEERRTTEQRREFLLTAMPESLQVRSGAAMQQLSRGLHQVNAYTLQAHVTARWATLADLRPHATVEGSRMQCGAPILMLAVGDARGIRAARVEVDGQPLALKPGTFHPTYTRGLHTPLPEALRGRGEPLVASVDLELVGTEQLSVVPLGGTTDVQLQSSWPHPSFGGRFLPSERALGDDGFTARWHLSALATTAQQDIAANRRLCDLTGDPAPYQPPGTAEAGCADVFGVSFIEPVNPYSLSDRATKYGVLFIALTFVAVGLFELLQRLRVHPVQYLLAGSALCSFFLLLVSLSEHLPFGTAYAAAAGACVLLLTYYACHMLRSVRRGLPFGAGIALLYGLLYLLLQLEQTALVVGSLALFAVLAFVMVATRKMDWYALSAAGRGASSAGRAEITP, encoded by the coding sequence TTGAAACACCCCTTTCTCACTAAAGCCGTGGCGCTCGTCGCGGTCACCCTGCTGCTGCTCTTCGGGCTCGGCATGATCGAAGACATCGTGCGCGACCGGCAGCACTACCGCAGCGAAGCCACCCGCAGCGTGGCCCAGAGCCTGGCCGGTCCGCAGACGCTGCTGGGGCCGATGCTTCACAGCGCCTGCGTGGAAACCTGGGATACCGTGACCGGCAAGGGGGAGGAGCGCCGCACGACCGAGCAGCGGCGCGAATTCCTGCTCACGGCCATGCCCGAATCGCTGCAGGTGCGGTCGGGCGCCGCGATGCAACAGCTCTCGCGCGGCCTGCACCAGGTCAACGCCTATACCCTCCAGGCCCATGTCACCGCGCGCTGGGCCACGCTCGCGGACCTGCGGCCGCACGCCACCGTGGAGGGATCGCGCATGCAGTGCGGTGCCCCCATCCTCATGCTGGCCGTGGGCGATGCACGCGGCATACGCGCCGCACGGGTGGAGGTGGACGGGCAACCGCTGGCGCTCAAGCCCGGCACCTTCCACCCCACCTATACGCGCGGCCTGCACACGCCGCTGCCGGAAGCGCTCCGCGGGCGCGGCGAGCCCCTGGTCGCCTCCGTGGATCTCGAGCTGGTGGGTACCGAGCAGCTTTCGGTGGTACCCCTGGGCGGCACGACCGACGTGCAGCTGCAGAGCAGCTGGCCCCATCCGTCGTTCGGTGGCCGCTTCCTGCCGTCGGAGCGCGCGCTCGGCGACGATGGATTCACGGCACGCTGGCACCTCTCCGCGCTGGCCACCACCGCTCAGCAGGATATTGCCGCCAACCGGCGGCTGTGCGACCTGACAGGCGATCCTGCGCCCTACCAGCCACCGGGAACGGCCGAGGCGGGCTGCGCCGATGTGTTCGGCGTCTCCTTCATCGAGCCCGTCAATCCGTATTCACTCTCCGACCGCGCCACGAAATACGGCGTGCTGTTCATCGCGCTCACCTTCGTGGCCGTGGGCCTGTTCGAGTTGCTGCAGCGGCTGCGGGTGCATCCGGTGCAGTACCTGCTGGCAGGCAGCGCCCTGTGCAGCTTCTTCCTGCTGCTGGTGAGCCTGTCCGAGCATCTACCCTTCGGCACGGCCTACGCGGCGGCGGCCGGCGCCTGCGTATTGCTGCTGACCTACTATGCCTGCCACATGCTGCGCAGCGTGCGGCGCGGCCTGCCGTTCGGCGCGGGCATCGCCCTGCTCTACGGCCTGCTCTATCTGCTGCTGCAGCTGGAGCAGACGGCGCTGGTGGTGGGGTCTCTGGCGCTGTTCGCGGTACTGGCGTTCGTGATGGTGGCCACGCGCAAGATGGACTGGTATGCGCTGTCTGCCGCGGGCCGGGGCGCGTCTTCAGCAGGCCGGGCGGAGATCACGCCATGA
- a CDS encoding response regulator has product MAARLLLVEDDPAIARTVAYALERDGLAVSHSLLLGDARGLLRAHRFDLLVLDVGLPDGSGLDLLRELRQQGSVLPVLMLSAHGEEIDRVLGLELGADDYLPKPFSPRELAARARALLRRAAVPAAASPPAAAGPFHDDAAGQRMHLHGRPLALTRREYRLLSQLLAGAGRIHTRDALLAGAWGGDSESTDRTVDTHIKTLRAKLREADPSREYIHTHRGMGYSLEV; this is encoded by the coding sequence ATGGCGGCCCGCCTGCTGCTCGTGGAGGACGACCCGGCCATCGCGCGCACCGTGGCCTACGCCCTGGAACGCGACGGCCTGGCCGTGAGCCACAGCCTGCTGCTGGGCGATGCCCGCGGCCTGCTGCGCGCCCACCGCTTCGACCTGCTGGTGCTGGACGTGGGCCTGCCGGACGGCAGCGGCCTCGATCTGCTGCGCGAACTGCGGCAACAGGGCAGCGTCCTGCCCGTGCTCATGCTCAGCGCCCACGGGGAGGAGATCGACCGCGTGCTGGGACTGGAGCTCGGCGCCGACGACTACCTGCCCAAGCCCTTCAGCCCGCGCGAACTGGCCGCGCGGGCCAGGGCCCTGCTGCGCCGCGCCGCCGTGCCCGCGGCGGCATCGCCCCCCGCGGCGGCCGGCCCCTTCCATGACGACGCCGCCGGCCAGCGCATGCACCTGCACGGGCGCCCGCTGGCGCTCACGCGCCGGGAATACCGCCTGCTGTCCCAGCTGCTCGCGGGTGCGGGCCGCATCCACACGCGCGATGCCCTGCTGGCAGGTGCCTGGGGCGGCGACAGCGAGAGCACCGACCGCACCGTGGACACGCACATCAAGACCCTGCGCGCCAAGCTGCGCGAGGCCGACCCGTCGCGCGAGTACATCCACACCCACCGGGGCATGGGCTATTCACTAGAGGTATGA